In the genome of Gordonia rubripertincta, one region contains:
- a CDS encoding 4-(cytidine 5'-diphospho)-2-C-methyl-D-erythritol kinase encodes MSRTSLSVVTDSVTARAPSKVNLHLGVGPRRDDGYHDLVTVFQALSLHDDIRVARAHELSVTVRGEGAGSVPADATNLAARAVQALAGWADRAGHVAIDIEKTIPVAGGMAGGSADAAGALVALAHLWKLDISRDELAEIAADLGSDVPFALHGNTALGTGRGEQLMQVLSRGEFHWVLALAREGLSTPAVYKELDRLRDSRSGDVDEEGDLLRSPDDLMQALASGDPRAVAPLLHNDLQPAALSLQPTLRRTLRAGVDAGALNGIVSGSGPTCAFLCADEQSAVNVAAELSGAGVARAVRTASGPAPATRVLGTD; translated from the coding sequence GTGTCGCGAACGTCGCTGTCGGTGGTAACCGACTCGGTCACCGCGCGCGCCCCGTCGAAGGTGAACCTCCACCTCGGTGTGGGCCCGCGCCGGGATGACGGGTACCACGACCTGGTCACCGTGTTCCAAGCGCTGTCGTTGCACGACGACATCCGGGTCGCGCGTGCCCACGAACTGTCCGTGACAGTGCGTGGTGAGGGCGCCGGTTCGGTACCGGCCGACGCCACCAACCTCGCGGCCCGTGCGGTGCAGGCCCTGGCCGGGTGGGCGGACCGTGCGGGGCACGTCGCGATCGACATCGAGAAGACGATCCCGGTCGCCGGGGGTATGGCCGGCGGCAGCGCGGACGCGGCCGGGGCGCTCGTGGCGCTCGCGCATCTGTGGAAGCTCGACATCTCCCGTGACGAACTCGCCGAGATCGCCGCCGATCTCGGGAGTGACGTCCCGTTCGCCCTGCACGGCAACACGGCGCTGGGCACCGGCCGCGGTGAGCAGTTGATGCAGGTGCTCTCCCGGGGCGAGTTCCACTGGGTGCTCGCCCTTGCGCGTGAGGGACTGTCGACGCCCGCGGTCTACAAGGAGCTGGACCGGTTGCGCGACAGCAGGTCCGGCGACGTCGACGAGGAAGGCGACTTGCTGCGTTCCCCCGACGACCTGATGCAGGCGCTCGCCTCCGGTGACCCCCGCGCGGTGGCACCGTTGCTGCACAACGACCTCCAGCCGGCCGCGCTGAGCCTGCAGCCGACACTGCGTCGTACATTGCGGGCCGGGGTCGATGCGGGAGCCCTCAACGGGATCGTCTCGGGATCGGGCCCCACGTGTGCGTTTCTTTGCGCGGATGAGCAATCCGCGGTGAACGTGGCCGCCGAGCTGTCGGGTGCGGGTGTCGCCCGCGCGGTCCGCACCGCGAGCGGCCCCGCACCGGCAACCCGCGTCCTGGGCACGGACTGA
- a CDS encoding alpha/beta fold hydrolase, whose protein sequence is MLRRLLTAVVTFVVAVLVGVGSLASTPPSSAAAPDNGFVFTTTDVPDDQLPSAAAAGTRLTYATRDQRGRPAMATGIYWVPRGTPPAGGWPVVSWAHGTVGIADECAPTKHRLGDGVEAPVRAALDAGYAVTATDYAGLGSAGETDYLGGAAAAYSVIDMIRAARSVDAALGSSWVSVGHSQGGHAALHAAHRQPAYAPELPVKGAVAIAPVSSLENLFGLFGPRIPGLGALNVLSAPFLYTLAGLDHSQPDLKIGDFLTDSGKRFLDRSRARCNGDVVAALRSVSPGSLVASSFTKDQKFRDALQAYAEVPTAGYPAKVTIAHGMLDPILPYPLSRSLRSSMERDGTTVDLKTYARADHSSVVDGSLPDVMTAIREAFGR, encoded by the coding sequence GTGCTCCGCAGACTCCTGACCGCCGTGGTGACGTTCGTCGTCGCCGTGCTCGTCGGCGTCGGGTCGCTCGCCTCGACGCCGCCGTCGTCGGCAGCGGCCCCCGACAACGGATTCGTCTTCACCACCACCGACGTCCCCGACGACCAGCTCCCGTCGGCCGCGGCAGCCGGCACCCGTCTGACCTACGCGACGCGGGATCAGCGTGGCCGTCCGGCGATGGCGACCGGCATCTACTGGGTCCCGCGCGGCACACCGCCGGCCGGGGGCTGGCCGGTGGTCTCCTGGGCGCACGGCACCGTCGGTATCGCCGACGAGTGCGCACCGACGAAGCATCGGCTGGGGGACGGGGTCGAGGCACCCGTCCGAGCCGCGCTCGACGCCGGTTACGCGGTGACCGCCACCGACTACGCCGGACTCGGATCGGCCGGGGAGACCGACTATCTCGGCGGTGCCGCCGCGGCGTACTCGGTCATCGACATGATCCGTGCGGCACGCTCGGTCGACGCTGCGCTCGGCAGCTCCTGGGTGTCCGTCGGACATTCCCAGGGCGGTCACGCGGCTCTGCATGCGGCGCACCGGCAACCGGCGTATGCCCCCGAACTCCCGGTCAAGGGTGCGGTCGCGATCGCCCCGGTCTCGTCCCTGGAGAACCTGTTCGGTCTCTTCGGACCCCGGATTCCCGGGCTCGGCGCCCTGAACGTGCTGAGCGCCCCGTTCCTCTACACCCTCGCGGGCCTCGACCATTCGCAGCCGGATCTGAAGATCGGGGACTTCCTCACCGACAGCGGCAAGCGGTTCCTGGACCGGTCCCGCGCCCGCTGCAACGGCGACGTCGTCGCCGCGCTGCGGTCGGTGTCGCCGGGATCGCTTGTCGCGTCGTCGTTCACGAAGGACCAGAAGTTCCGCGACGCGCTGCAGGCCTACGCCGAGGTCCCCACCGCCGGCTACCCGGCGAAGGTCACCATCGCCCACGGCATGCTCGACCCGATCCTGCCGTACCCGCTGAGCCGTTCGCTGCGGTCGTCGATGGAGCGGGACGGCACGACCGTCGACCTGAAGACCTACGCCCGCGCCGACCACAGCAGCGTCGTCGACGGGTCACTGCCCGACGTCATGACCGCCATCCGGGAAGCCTTCGGACGGTAG
- a CDS encoding ABC-F family ATP-binding cassette domain-containing protein: MAHLLGAETLGLEYPTTKVFDSVSLGVNEGDRIGIVGRNGDGKSSLLAMLAGRKQPDSGRVTVRGGVRVGVLDQVDRFDDDETVGHAVVGDRPEHEWAGDAKVRDVIGGLLGDVDWNATTGSLSGGQRRRVSLARLLAGDHDVLALDEPTNHLDVEAITWLADHLKRRWPANAGGLLVVTHDRWFLDEVCTVTWEVHDRIVEPFEGGYAAYILQRVERDRQAATIEARRQNLARKELAWLRRGAPARTSKPKFRVDAANALIADVPPVRDKVALQSLATARLGKDVVDLIDVSVSYGDRNVLDGVEWRLAPGERTGILGVNGAGKSTLLGLIAGTVEATGGKVKRGKTVKVATLTQRLDDLNRFLDDPVRKVIADLQTTYTFGSGSKAQELSPSQLLERLGFDSAQLSTPVKDLSGGQKRRLQLLLILLDAPNVLILDEPTNDLDTDMLAALEDLLDSWPGTLIVVSHDRYFLERVTDQQFAVMNGKLRHLPNGVDEFLKLRAAQQKESASAPASGSGGSSSESASALSGAELRAANKELASLERRIDKLHSKIDEARTALADHDQSDYQGLSAETERIREMESELAEIEERWMELGEAIE, from the coding sequence GTGGCTCATCTTCTCGGCGCGGAAACCCTAGGTCTGGAATACCCGACGACCAAGGTCTTCGACTCGGTCTCCCTCGGCGTCAACGAGGGCGACCGGATCGGCATCGTCGGGCGCAACGGCGACGGCAAGTCGAGCCTGCTGGCGATGCTCGCCGGGCGCAAGCAACCCGATTCGGGACGCGTCACCGTCCGCGGCGGGGTGCGGGTCGGCGTCCTGGACCAGGTCGACCGCTTCGACGACGACGAGACCGTCGGGCACGCCGTCGTCGGCGACCGTCCCGAACACGAATGGGCGGGCGACGCCAAGGTCCGCGACGTGATCGGCGGACTACTCGGCGACGTCGACTGGAATGCGACGACCGGGTCCCTGTCCGGCGGTCAGCGCCGGCGCGTCTCGCTCGCCCGGCTCCTGGCGGGCGACCACGATGTCCTCGCGCTCGACGAGCCCACCAACCACCTCGATGTCGAGGCCATCACCTGGCTGGCCGATCACCTCAAACGCCGCTGGCCCGCCAACGCCGGCGGCCTGCTGGTCGTCACCCACGACCGCTGGTTCCTCGACGAGGTGTGCACGGTCACCTGGGAGGTTCACGACCGGATCGTCGAACCCTTCGAGGGCGGTTACGCCGCCTACATCCTGCAGCGCGTCGAGCGTGACCGGCAGGCCGCGACCATCGAGGCACGCCGCCAGAACCTGGCGCGGAAGGAACTCGCCTGGCTGCGTCGCGGCGCACCGGCCCGTACCTCCAAGCCGAAGTTCCGTGTCGACGCGGCCAACGCCCTCATCGCCGACGTCCCGCCCGTCCGCGACAAGGTCGCTCTCCAGTCGCTGGCCACCGCCCGCCTCGGCAAAGACGTCGTCGACCTCATCGACGTGTCGGTCTCCTACGGCGACCGCAACGTCCTCGACGGAGTCGAATGGCGCCTCGCCCCGGGTGAACGGACCGGCATCCTCGGGGTGAACGGCGCAGGCAAGTCGACGCTGCTCGGGCTCATCGCGGGCACGGTCGAGGCGACCGGCGGAAAGGTCAAGCGCGGCAAGACCGTCAAGGTCGCCACTCTCACCCAGCGGCTCGACGACCTGAACCGCTTCCTCGACGACCCGGTCCGGAAGGTGATCGCCGACCTCCAGACCACCTACACCTTCGGCTCCGGCTCGAAGGCGCAGGAGCTCTCCCCCTCACAGCTGCTCGAACGCCTCGGCTTCGACAGTGCCCAGCTGTCCACCCCGGTCAAGGACCTGTCCGGCGGCCAGAAGCGTCGTCTGCAGCTGCTGCTCATCCTGCTCGACGCCCCGAACGTGCTGATCCTCGACGAGCCGACCAACGACCTCGACACCGACATGCTGGCTGCCCTCGAGGATCTCCTGGACTCCTGGCCGGGCACCCTCATCGTCGTCTCGCACGACCGGTACTTCCTCGAGCGTGTCACCGACCAGCAGTTCGCCGTGATGAACGGCAAGCTGCGTCATCTCCCCAACGGCGTCGACGAGTTCTTGAAACTCCGTGCGGCTCAACAGAAGGAATCGGCTTCCGCGCCGGCGTCGGGGTCCGGCGGGTCGTCGAGCGAATCCGCCTCTGCGCTCAGCGGCGCGGAACTGCGGGCGGCGAACAAGGAGCTGGCGTCACTGGAACGTCGAATCGACAAGTTGCACAGCAAGATCGACGAGGCCCGCACCGCACTCGCCGACCACGACCAGTCCGACTACCAGGGCCTTTCCGCCGAGACCGAACGCATCCGGGAGATGGAATCCGAACTCGCCGAGATCGAGGAACGCTGGATGGAGCTCGGCGAAGCCATCGAGTGA
- a CDS encoding SGNH/GDSL hydrolase family protein encodes MREQLVRESKRGVRVLAAVLITAFVTALVAATASPAQAAPARYTGGPYIAMGDSRASGGFFTPTPGYFDGCKRSALNYPKYVAAMTLPRRFVDISCAGAQSAHLYRAVQHTPRGAKTVQLNLVPRDAQLITVSIGGNDMQWAAILSQCKISQPLTDRRCRSNPRLENEVRWRVQRMEERVTPALRAIRKKAPRAQIIVVGLGGFIGNSGCWPLIPLSDPDARWMRQVFYRANDALLRATTKVEGRFVDANRGSLGHDPCNLITPWYESALSNRIAMPYHVNQAGAFAIAMMINGAIRR; translated from the coding sequence GTGCGGGAACAGTTGGTGCGGGAGTCTAAACGCGGGGTACGCGTCCTGGCGGCGGTCTTGATCACCGCATTCGTGACGGCCCTGGTGGCCGCGACCGCATCCCCCGCGCAGGCGGCGCCCGCCCGCTACACCGGCGGCCCGTACATCGCGATGGGCGACTCGCGCGCGTCGGGCGGGTTCTTCACGCCGACGCCGGGCTACTTCGACGGCTGCAAACGGTCGGCCCTCAACTATCCGAAGTACGTGGCGGCGATGACGCTGCCGAGACGCTTCGTCGACATCTCGTGTGCCGGGGCGCAGTCGGCGCACCTGTATCGCGCCGTGCAGCACACCCCGCGTGGCGCGAAGACGGTGCAGCTGAACCTGGTCCCCCGCGACGCCCAGCTCATCACCGTCAGCATCGGCGGCAACGACATGCAGTGGGCCGCGATCCTCTCGCAGTGCAAGATCAGCCAGCCGCTCACCGACCGACGCTGCCGGAGCAATCCGCGGCTCGAGAACGAGGTCCGGTGGCGCGTGCAGCGCATGGAGGAACGCGTCACCCCGGCACTGCGGGCAATCCGCAAGAAGGCACCCCGCGCGCAGATCATCGTCGTCGGCCTGGGCGGGTTCATCGGCAACAGCGGGTGCTGGCCGCTGATCCCGCTCAGCGATCCCGACGCCCGCTGGATGCGGCAGGTCTTCTACCGCGCCAACGACGCCCTGCTGCGGGCGACGACCAAGGTCGAGGGCCGTTTCGTCGACGCCAATCGCGGGTCCCTCGGCCACGATCCGTGCAATCTGATCACTCCCTGGTACGAGAGCGCGCTGTCGAACCGGATCGCGATGCCGTATCACGTCAACCAGGCGGGAGCATTCGCGATCGCCATGATGATCAACGGCGCGATCCGCCGGTAG
- a CDS encoding type IV toxin-antitoxin system AbiEi family antitoxin domain-containing protein: MTIPTALRTLALAHDGVVTVGDARERGLSNGAIARRVKSGEWVREAHGIYRLADHPVTNRTRIRIATLSVSHDAVLSGMAAAWWHGVVTKPPAVVTVTGPKSWKRATVKGRKVVRRTLDDADVVDQKGLRVTALPLSVLEGAVEGNMDVLDRALQREKVTVDALVETFQRRRKCKGAAEMAKMLVLVGSGARSAAERLAVDAFEQHGITGWIANHPAAGYVIDFAFESGKVAVEIDGMAYHRDAEVFRSDRKRRNTLIAAGWTVLNFTWADLVEQPGYVAAQVKYALRQNQSAS; encoded by the coding sequence ATGACGATTCCGACCGCGCTCCGCACCCTCGCCCTCGCGCACGACGGCGTGGTCACCGTCGGCGACGCGCGCGAGCGCGGTCTGAGCAACGGCGCGATCGCGCGTCGGGTGAAGTCTGGAGAATGGGTGCGCGAGGCGCACGGTATCTACCGCCTGGCGGATCACCCGGTCACCAACCGCACACGAATTCGGATCGCGACTTTGTCGGTGTCTCACGACGCGGTACTGAGCGGAATGGCAGCAGCGTGGTGGCACGGTGTGGTGACCAAACCGCCCGCCGTTGTCACCGTCACCGGTCCGAAGAGCTGGAAGCGGGCGACGGTCAAAGGCAGGAAGGTCGTCCGGCGAACCCTCGACGACGCTGACGTCGTCGACCAAAAGGGGCTCCGCGTGACGGCGCTCCCACTGTCGGTTCTAGAGGGCGCCGTCGAGGGAAATATGGACGTCCTCGACCGAGCGCTGCAGCGCGAGAAGGTGACTGTCGACGCGCTGGTCGAGACGTTTCAGCGTCGTCGTAAGTGCAAGGGCGCCGCGGAGATGGCGAAAATGCTGGTTCTCGTCGGGTCGGGTGCCCGGTCCGCGGCGGAGCGGCTGGCGGTCGACGCGTTCGAGCAGCACGGAATCACCGGCTGGATCGCCAACCATCCCGCGGCGGGCTATGTCATCGACTTCGCTTTCGAGAGTGGGAAAGTCGCTGTCGAGATCGACGGAATGGCGTACCACCGCGATGCGGAAGTCTTCCGGAGTGACCGAAAGCGCCGCAATACACTCATCGCCGCGGGCTGGACCGTCCTCAACTTCACCTGGGCAGACCTGGTGGAGCAGCCGGGTTACGTTGCAGCGCAGGTCAAGTACGCCCTACGTCAGAATCAGAGTGCGTCCTGA
- a CDS encoding acyl-CoA dehydrogenase family protein, whose translation MQRRIFTEDHEAFRKTIRDFIAKEVTPVYHDWEKQGHPPREFYNRLGDLGVLGIEAPEEFGGGGVSDFTYSLVIAEETSAAGVTFGSYSVHSNLILPYLMEYGTQEQKERWIPGFCSGDLMFAIAMTEPGTGSDLANIATTAKLSEDGSHYVLDGAKTFITGGALADRILVVARTTPFDPENRRAGLSILVVDTKAEGFAVGRKIEKIGLKASDTAELSFDSVKVPVEDLLGEEGAGFKYLSHNLAQERLTIAIGASATAAAAVQHAIAYTKERDVFGKPVAAFQNTKFVLAECSAEVEAIRAIVDRALELHNEGELTVPDAARAKLFATETAGKVIDKCLQLHGGYGYVLEYPIARLYADTRVTRIYGGTSEVMKTIIAKDLGL comes from the coding sequence ATGCAGCGTCGCATCTTCACCGAGGACCACGAGGCCTTCCGCAAGACGATCCGGGATTTCATCGCCAAGGAGGTCACGCCCGTCTACCACGATTGGGAGAAGCAGGGGCATCCCCCGCGCGAGTTCTACAACCGGCTCGGCGATCTCGGCGTCCTGGGCATCGAGGCCCCCGAGGAGTTCGGCGGCGGTGGCGTCAGCGACTTCACCTACTCACTGGTGATCGCCGAGGAGACCTCCGCGGCCGGCGTCACCTTCGGCAGCTACTCGGTGCACTCGAACCTGATCCTCCCCTACCTGATGGAGTACGGGACCCAGGAGCAGAAGGAGCGCTGGATCCCCGGATTCTGTTCCGGCGACCTCATGTTCGCGATCGCGATGACTGAGCCCGGCACCGGCTCGGACCTCGCGAACATCGCCACCACCGCGAAGTTGTCCGAGGACGGCTCCCACTACGTGCTCGACGGCGCGAAGACCTTCATCACCGGCGGCGCCCTCGCCGACCGCATCCTCGTCGTCGCCCGTACCACCCCGTTCGATCCCGAGAACCGTCGCGCGGGCCTCTCGATCCTGGTGGTGGACACCAAGGCCGAGGGTTTCGCGGTGGGACGCAAGATCGAGAAGATCGGCCTCAAGGCGTCGGACACCGCGGAGCTGTCCTTCGACTCGGTCAAGGTGCCGGTCGAGGATCTCCTCGGCGAGGAGGGCGCCGGCTTCAAGTACCTGAGCCACAACCTCGCGCAGGAGCGTCTGACCATCGCGATCGGCGCGTCGGCCACCGCCGCCGCGGCCGTCCAGCACGCCATCGCCTACACCAAGGAACGTGACGTCTTCGGCAAGCCGGTCGCGGCGTTCCAGAACACCAAGTTCGTGCTCGCCGAGTGCTCGGCCGAGGTCGAGGCGATCCGCGCCATCGTCGACCGTGCTCTCGAGCTGCACAACGAGGGCGAACTGACCGTTCCCGACGCGGCGCGCGCCAAGCTGTTCGCGACCGAGACCGCGGGCAAGGTCATCGACAAGTGCCTGCAGCTGCACGGCGGCTACGGCTACGTCCTCGAGTACCCGATCGCCCGCCTCTACGCCGACACCCGCGTCACGCGCATCTACGGCGGCACCAGCGAGGTCATGAAGACGATCATCGCGAAGGATCTGGGGCTCTAG
- a CDS encoding acyl-CoA dehydrogenase family protein, producing the protein MTRLAQTLGLTEIQTEIVANVRSFVDKQIIPNAQELEHADEYPQAIVDGMGEMGLFGLMIPEEYGGLGESLLTYALCVEELARGWMSVSGVINTHFIVAYMLRQHGTDEQKQRFLPRMATGEVRGAFSMSEPELGSDVAAIKTTAKRDADGDYVITGQKMWLTNGGSSTLVAALVRTEEGQERPHKNLTTFLVEKPAGFGEVVPGVTIPRKLDKMGYKGIDTTELIFDGYRAPATDILGGVPGKGFAHMMDGVEVGRVNVSARACGIAQRAFELGVKYAQQRSTFGKPIAEHQAIAFSLAEMATKVEAAHLMMVNAARLKDSGERNDVAAGMAKYLCSEYCAEVTQASFRIHGGYGYSKEFEIERLMRDAPFLLIGEGTSEIQKQIISKGLLREYREQ; encoded by the coding sequence ATGACCCGTCTCGCGCAGACCTTGGGCCTCACCGAGATCCAGACCGAGATCGTCGCCAACGTGCGATCTTTCGTCGACAAACAGATCATCCCGAATGCGCAGGAACTCGAGCATGCGGACGAATATCCGCAAGCCATCGTCGACGGCATGGGCGAGATGGGACTGTTCGGCCTAATGATCCCCGAGGAGTACGGCGGCCTCGGCGAATCGCTGCTCACCTACGCACTGTGCGTCGAGGAACTGGCCCGCGGCTGGATGAGCGTCTCGGGTGTCATCAACACCCACTTCATCGTCGCGTACATGCTGCGCCAGCACGGAACCGACGAGCAGAAGCAGCGTTTCCTGCCGCGGATGGCCACCGGCGAGGTCCGCGGCGCCTTCTCGATGTCCGAACCGGAACTCGGCTCCGACGTCGCCGCGATCAAGACGACCGCCAAGCGCGACGCCGACGGCGACTACGTCATCACCGGCCAGAAGATGTGGCTGACTAACGGCGGGTCGTCGACTCTGGTTGCGGCACTTGTCCGTACCGAGGAGGGTCAGGAACGCCCGCACAAGAACCTGACCACCTTCCTGGTGGAGAAGCCCGCCGGATTCGGCGAGGTCGTGCCGGGCGTGACCATTCCCCGCAAGCTGGACAAGATGGGCTACAAGGGAATCGACACCACCGAACTCATCTTCGACGGATACCGCGCGCCGGCCACCGACATCCTGGGCGGCGTGCCCGGCAAGGGTTTCGCGCACATGATGGACGGGGTCGAGGTCGGCCGCGTCAACGTGTCCGCGCGGGCGTGCGGAATCGCCCAGCGTGCCTTCGAACTCGGCGTGAAGTACGCCCAGCAGCGCTCGACCTTCGGCAAGCCCATCGCCGAACACCAGGCCATCGCGTTCTCGCTGGCCGAGATGGCGACCAAGGTCGAGGCCGCGCATCTGATGATGGTCAACGCCGCCCGGCTGAAGGATTCCGGCGAACGCAACGACGTCGCCGCCGGGATGGCGAAGTACCTGTGCAGCGAGTACTGCGCCGAGGTCACCCAGGCGTCGTTCCGCATCCACGGCGGCTACGGGTACTCCAAGGAATTCGAGATCGAACGTCTGATGCGCGACGCGCCGTTCCTGCTCATCGGCGAGGGCACCAGCGAGATCCAGAAGCAGATCATCTCCAAGGGACTCCTGCGCGAGTACCGCGAGCAGTAA
- a CDS encoding MFS transporter has protein sequence MTVTTASGSGPGRKPSASAAADAPTTSDFETLAARRGGVGPLGERRLTAWGLTSLLVSLYVINYADKAVLGIIAKPLRVELGLTAAQIGLVGSLFFLTFTIGGFFAGLLNRWMTLRWSLVLLGLCWAAAMLPMIAVAGFAVLLISRLFLGLAEGPSSALLHTAAYAWHPPARRALPGALLAGSASISKIAIAPLLTVITVGFGWRWALFALAAAGMVWAVVWLSVWRPGPYIASGRTKKVDDTEKAEASPADAEPATPWIRVFLAPTFITGALLVMSVYALVSVVLTWLPSYFEDGLGYSQLQSGSMFAFPSIVGLALMLLSSVTSDRMITKGASPRVLRIVVPSVGVLISGVLLFLLPSISTPIVCVLILSVGYGFAAMVFPLFNAAVAEICPPRQTAGTLGVFLAIMAIGGLVAPYATGVIVDAAATPAEGYATAFQMLGLVASVCAVLTLVFANPVRDRKRLRPNAVLTA, from the coding sequence ATGACGGTCACGACCGCCTCTGGATCCGGCCCCGGCAGGAAGCCCTCGGCGTCCGCCGCTGCCGACGCTCCCACCACCTCCGACTTCGAGACGCTCGCCGCTCGGCGCGGTGGCGTCGGCCCCCTCGGCGAACGCCGCCTCACCGCATGGGGACTGACGTCTCTGCTGGTGAGTCTCTACGTCATCAACTACGCAGACAAGGCCGTGCTCGGCATCATCGCCAAGCCCCTACGCGTCGAGCTCGGCCTCACCGCCGCCCAGATCGGACTCGTGGGCAGCCTGTTCTTCCTGACCTTCACCATCGGCGGCTTCTTCGCCGGCCTGCTCAACCGCTGGATGACGCTGCGCTGGTCGCTGGTCCTCCTCGGACTGTGCTGGGCGGCCGCGATGCTCCCGATGATCGCGGTGGCGGGCTTTGCGGTCCTCCTCATCAGCCGACTGTTCCTCGGCCTCGCCGAGGGGCCGTCGTCGGCACTGCTGCACACGGCCGCCTACGCCTGGCACCCGCCGGCCCGCCGCGCGCTGCCCGGTGCACTCCTCGCCGGTTCCGCGTCGATCTCCAAGATCGCGATCGCCCCGCTCCTCACCGTGATCACGGTCGGTTTCGGCTGGCGGTGGGCGCTGTTCGCGCTGGCCGCCGCCGGTATGGTCTGGGCCGTCGTGTGGCTCTCGGTCTGGCGACCGGGCCCGTACATCGCGAGCGGCAGGACCAAGAAAGTCGACGACACCGAGAAGGCCGAGGCCTCCCCGGCCGATGCCGAGCCGGCCACCCCGTGGATCAGGGTCTTCCTCGCGCCGACGTTCATCACCGGCGCCCTGCTGGTGATGAGTGTCTACGCACTGGTGTCCGTCGTGCTGACCTGGCTGCCGTCGTACTTCGAGGACGGCCTGGGATACAGCCAGCTGCAGTCCGGTTCGATGTTCGCCTTCCCGTCGATCGTCGGTCTCGCCCTCATGCTGCTGAGCTCGGTCACCAGCGACCGGATGATCACCAAGGGTGCGTCCCCGCGGGTGCTCCGCATCGTCGTCCCGTCGGTCGGCGTCCTCATCTCCGGTGTCCTGCTGTTCCTGCTGCCGTCGATCAGCACTCCGATCGTGTGTGTCCTGATCCTGTCGGTCGGCTACGGGTTCGCCGCCATGGTGTTCCCGCTGTTCAACGCAGCTGTCGCGGAGATCTGCCCGCCGCGTCAGACCGCCGGCACCCTCGGTGTGTTCCTGGCGATCATGGCCATCGGCGGGCTCGTCGCGCCGTACGCCACCGGTGTCATCGTCGATGCCGCGGCGACGCCTGCCGAGGGTTATGCCACCGCGTTCCAGATGCTCGGGCTGGTCGCCTCGGTGTGTGCCGTGCTGACGCTGGTCTTCGCCAACCCGGTGCGTGACCGCAAGCGTCTGCGCCCGAATGCGGTCCTGACCGCCTAG
- a CDS encoding thiolase family protein — protein MRDAVIVDAVRAPIGRRRGALSGIHPADLSAHVLEALVERTGLDSATVDDVVWGCVSQSSEQAGNIARTAILAAGWPESVPGTTVTRACGSSQQAVSQAAAAVISGQQDVVIAGGVESMSRVAMGSSAPNGEHQPATVLDRYGIDKFSQGLGAETIANKWGFDRTRLDEYSLRSHELAAAAVDRGAFDGQLAPISGVLEGDEGIRRGGTLESLGKLKPAFAEDGVIHAGNSSQISDGSGALLIMSSETAKSHGLTPIARIHTAVVAADDPVVMLTGPIPSTAKALKRAGLSIDDIGAFEINEAFAPVPLAWQAETGADIERLNPLGGAIAVGHPLGGSGAILMTRLAHHMRDNGIRYGLQSMCEAGGMANTTILELL, from the coding sequence ATGCGCGATGCAGTGATCGTCGACGCCGTCCGCGCCCCGATCGGACGCCGCCGCGGAGCCCTGTCCGGAATCCACCCGGCCGACCTGTCCGCCCACGTCCTCGAGGCTCTCGTCGAGCGGACCGGGCTCGATTCCGCGACCGTCGACGACGTCGTATGGGGCTGTGTCAGCCAGTCGTCGGAGCAGGCCGGCAACATCGCCCGCACCGCGATCCTCGCGGCCGGATGGCCGGAATCGGTTCCCGGCACCACCGTCACCCGCGCGTGTGGTTCGAGCCAACAGGCCGTCAGCCAGGCCGCCGCCGCGGTCATCTCGGGCCAGCAGGACGTCGTCATCGCCGGCGGCGTCGAGTCGATGAGCCGCGTCGCGATGGGCAGCTCGGCCCCCAACGGCGAGCACCAGCCGGCCACCGTCCTCGACCGCTACGGCATCGACAAGTTCAGCCAGGGCCTCGGCGCGGAGACCATCGCCAACAAGTGGGGCTTCGACCGCACCCGTCTCGACGAGTACTCGCTGCGTTCACACGAACTCGCGGCCGCCGCGGTCGACCGCGGTGCGTTCGACGGCCAGCTCGCCCCGATCTCCGGTGTGCTCGAAGGTGACGAGGGCATCCGCCGCGGCGGCACCCTGGAGTCGCTCGGCAAGCTCAAGCCGGCGTTCGCCGAGGATGGCGTCATCCATGCCGGCAACTCCTCGCAGATCTCCGACGGCTCGGGTGCGCTGCTGATCATGTCGTCGGAGACGGCGAAATCGCATGGCCTGACCCCGATCGCGCGCATCCACACCGCCGTCGTCGCCGCCGACGACCCGGTCGTCATGCTGACCGGCCCGATCCCGTCTACGGCGAAGGCGCTCAAGCGTGCCGGCCTGTCGATCGACGACATCGGCGCCTTCGAGATCAACGAGGCCTTCGCGCCGGTGCCGCTGGCCTGGCAGGCCGAGACCGGCGCCGACATCGAACGACTCAACCCGCTCGGCGGCGCGATCGCCGTCGGCCACCCGCTCGGCGGCTCGGGCGCCATCCTGATGACCCGCCTCGCGCACCACATGCGCGACAACGGGATCCGCTACGGCCTCCAGTCGATGTGTGAGGCCGGCGGCATGGCCAACACCACCATCCTCGAACTCCTCTGA